Proteins encoded within one genomic window of Bacillus thuringiensis:
- the lsrF gene encoding 3-hydroxy-5-phosphonooxypentane-2,4-dione thiolase: protein MTWGFKNRLNTILPDGRAVMLAIDHGYFLGPIHGLEQPLETVKNLLPYTDSLFLTRGVLSSCIPENCSTPMVMRVSGGATVVGKDLANETIVTPVKEAVKQNAIGVGVSVFVGSDYETQTVTNLANVVSEAHDYGLPVLGITAVAKELQKREARFLALASRVCVEMGADIIKTYYCEGFEKITSTCPAPVVIAGGPKLDSIEDALNITYNALQEGAIGVDMGRNIWQSEHPAAMIQAIHGIVKNGLNVKEALELYDDVKN from the coding sequence ATGACTTGGGGATTTAAAAATCGATTAAATACAATTTTACCTGATGGAAGAGCGGTTATGTTAGCGATAGACCATGGCTACTTTTTAGGACCCATTCACGGGCTAGAACAACCACTTGAAACGGTTAAAAACTTACTTCCTTACACAGATTCCCTCTTTTTAACGCGTGGTGTACTTAGCTCCTGTATTCCTGAAAACTGCAGCACACCAATGGTTATGCGTGTATCAGGCGGAGCTACTGTCGTCGGTAAAGATTTAGCGAATGAAACAATTGTTACACCTGTAAAAGAAGCAGTAAAACAAAACGCGATTGGCGTAGGTGTGTCTGTTTTCGTCGGATCAGACTATGAAACACAAACAGTTACGAATCTCGCAAACGTAGTTTCTGAAGCACACGATTACGGATTACCAGTACTCGGCATTACCGCAGTTGCGAAAGAATTACAAAAACGTGAAGCTCGCTTTCTAGCACTTGCTTCCCGTGTATGCGTTGAAATGGGTGCTGACATTATTAAAACGTATTATTGCGAAGGATTCGAAAAAATTACAAGCACTTGCCCTGCCCCAGTCGTAATTGCTGGTGGACCAAAATTAGATTCAATTGAAGACGCATTAAACATTACGTACAATGCACTGCAAGAAGGTGCAATTGGCGTAGATATGGGCCGAAACATATGGCAATCTGAACATCCAGCTGCGATGATTCAAGCGATACATGGTATTGTAAAAAATGGATTGAATGTGAAAGAGGCGCTGGAATTATATGATGATGTAAAAAACTAA
- a CDS encoding VOC family protein, with the protein MKLNHLNLCVDDLSEARHFFETFFDFQFLEQKGKALVVMSDESGFILVLSDPKAFKGNKEVTYPEAFHIGFLVDTSKEVDQAYNRLVDGGIEIEKAPYAMRGSSYGFYFSMFNGLLIEVSCLDYKDGKKIQ; encoded by the coding sequence ATGAAGTTAAATCATTTGAATCTATGTGTTGATGATTTATCAGAAGCGAGACACTTCTTTGAAACATTTTTTGATTTTCAATTTTTGGAGCAAAAGGGAAAGGCACTAGTAGTGATGAGTGATGAGAGTGGATTTATACTTGTGCTGAGCGATCCAAAAGCATTTAAGGGGAATAAGGAAGTTACGTATCCAGAAGCTTTTCATATTGGTTTTTTAGTGGATACTTCAAAGGAAGTTGATCAAGCATATAATCGTTTAGTAGATGGCGGCATTGAAATAGAAAAGGCACCGTATGCGATGAGAGGTAGTAGTTACGGTTTTTATTTTTCAATGTTTAATGGGTTATTAATTGAAGTGTCTTGTCTTGACTATAAAGATGGTAAGAAAATTCAATAG
- a CDS encoding cupin domain-containing protein, with amino-acid sequence MLKANENDFSYRFGDNGPKYLIQGPNIDLGLVVIQPGQEFQNHYHTTCEEVFYALEGEIDFYVNNERVPIKQGDVLQVRPHESHYLINHSDKPFKAVFIKSPHLPNKDTVQTENPTLTKE; translated from the coding sequence ATGTTAAAAGCGAATGAAAATGACTTCTCCTATCGCTTCGGTGATAATGGGCCGAAATATTTAATACAAGGGCCGAATATTGATCTTGGCCTTGTTGTCATTCAGCCTGGGCAAGAGTTTCAAAATCACTACCATACGACGTGCGAGGAAGTCTTTTATGCATTAGAAGGTGAAATTGATTTCTATGTGAATAACGAAAGAGTTCCGATTAAACAAGGCGATGTATTGCAAGTTCGCCCTCATGAATCTCACTATCTTATTAACCATTCTGACAAACCTTTTAAAGCAGTTTTTATTAAGTCACCACATTTACCAAATAAAGATACGGTACAAACGGAAAATCCAACATTAACGAAGGAGTGA
- a CDS encoding nucleotidyltransferase domain-containing protein — translation MLEAQIFIKHEQHKKLVQTIVAETLSMEKVHGFMLIGSVARGDAYTDSDLDFYILLEDGQKKKFHSETREDILVEYKSADFNQIQVNFKNNPMELYSFLEGEILFDKSGELKKLKEIATYEFENYRVSSDKVKGISHWLHSSLIKIQSALKANDELKASYIVQTSTWTLLDGIWAVNNKPTPPAGSVLKYFETLSKVPTHFEGFINKLFLGDTTERTSTAIFLIEWVLHNLKKNNVTILYR, via the coding sequence ATGTTAGAAGCACAAATATTTATTAAACATGAACAACATAAAAAATTAGTGCAAACAATAGTAGCGGAAACCTTATCTATGGAAAAGGTACATGGATTCATGCTAATTGGATCTGTCGCAAGAGGCGATGCATATACTGATTCAGATTTAGATTTCTATATTCTTTTAGAAGATGGACAAAAGAAAAAATTTCATTCTGAAACGAGAGAAGATATTTTAGTTGAATATAAGAGTGCAGATTTTAATCAAATTCAAGTAAACTTTAAAAACAATCCGATGGAACTTTACTCATTTCTAGAAGGGGAAATTTTGTTTGATAAAAGCGGTGAGTTGAAAAAATTAAAGGAAATAGCTACATATGAATTTGAAAACTATCGTGTTTCTAGCGACAAAGTGAAGGGCATTTCTCATTGGTTGCATAGTTCATTAATTAAAATTCAATCTGCTTTGAAAGCAAATGATGAGTTAAAAGCTTCATACATAGTTCAAACTTCAACTTGGACATTGTTAGATGGGATATGGGCTGTTAATAATAAGCCTACACCGCCAGCGGGATCTGTTTTGAAGTATTTTGAAACATTATCTAAAGTACCAACTCATTTTGAAGGTTTTATAAATAAACTGTTTTTAGGTGATACGACAGAACGTACCTCTACAGCAATTTTCTTGATTGAGTGGGTTTTACACAATTTGAAAAAAAATAATGTGACTATTTTATATAGGTAA
- a CDS encoding GNAT family N-acetyltransferase, whose translation MTSVFKDMAFQLKTERLDLNMWEESDAVWLRKLIGERGVDMPTIESVRSSLIEMRKKAAENGISLLTIRRRDEGDFIGYCGLIIGRSTLEEPEIAYELFRSAHRMGYATEAASAVLEAAIATGRHRLWSTVGAWNTASFRVLEKIGFKRHHSTFGERGEIVWNVRDL comes from the coding sequence ATGACATCTGTATTTAAAGATATGGCGTTCCAGCTAAAAACGGAACGACTCGACCTGAATATGTGGGAGGAATCTGATGCGGTTTGGCTGAGAAAATTAATTGGTGAACGTGGTGTGGACATGCCAACCATTGAATCTGTTCGTAGTTCTCTTATCGAAATGCGCAAGAAAGCAGCTGAAAATGGCATTTCTCTTCTCACGATTCGTAGACGAGATGAAGGCGATTTCATCGGATACTGTGGCTTAATTATCGGTCGTTCTACGCTTGAAGAGCCAGAGATTGCATACGAGTTGTTCCGAAGTGCTCATCGCATGGGTTATGCGACAGAGGCAGCATCAGCAGTACTTGAGGCTGCGATTGCTACGGGTCGTCATAGACTTTGGTCTACTGTAGGCGCTTGGAATACAGCGTCTTTCCGGGTATTAGAAAAGATAGGGTTTAAGCGACATCACAGTACGTTTGGCGAACGCGGTGAGATTGTTTGGAACGTACGCGATCTGTAG